One stretch of Enoplosus armatus isolate fEnoArm2 chromosome 1, fEnoArm2.hap1, whole genome shotgun sequence DNA includes these proteins:
- the larp6a gene encoding la-related protein 6a produces the protein MHALVNAFMRCLSFLLPPPWLCVSFCLWVGSECEETLPRPNPRARFKSRKPLTYEEVAAVAAAAAVEAQGGSSPSVSPVPGCVSPAATSPAAHQGPPSGRIWIGGLWRAVERVFGAPWVLLRHHWCPKRRRAALRTPYPVCAFESSKIKSFQGGAAAAATTEEGKGAGGSTLTYPRRNMSGSVGIPNPSPAECASDPSAERGIDEVITVDQHTQEMGTVTITVAIQAAEDEEPEEVSSNNIDFLGGSCSEDEIGRHDKSSGAGTSGGELEEESWQPPDPELIQKLVAQIEYYLSDENLEHDAFLLKHVRRNKLGFVSVKLLTSFKKVKHLTRDWRTTAYALRHSKILELNDEGRKVRRKSAVPVFASESLPSRMLLLSDLQRWPELAALTKDNGGSEGGATQQEQLMKLLLKAFGTYGAIASVRVLKPGKDLPADLKRLSGRYTQLGTEECAIVEFEEVEAAVKANEAVGSEDGGTSSLGLKVVLIGTKPPKKKVSKDRPREEGGMRKSRSLNSRVRELQYHGDDSACSSSETESNPTSPRLTRKSQSCNKLSPTTAGISFQNNHLSPGMSPRNSPWSSPRASPCPQRKSPHSHKSPLVSEGRLSPEPGRRWADYSSDSSLTPSGSPWVQRRKQVASQESSPVGSPMLGRKIQNADGLPPGVTRLPRGPDGTRGFHCVTVSERGKTAATQT, from the exons ATGCACGCCTTGGTGAACGCCTTCATGCGctgcctctcctttctcttgCCTCCCCCTTGGCTTTGTGTCAGCTTTTGCTTGTGGGTTGGGAGTGAGTGCGAAGAGACGCTGCCGCGGCCCAATCCCAGAGCTCGTTTCAAAAGCAGAAAGCCTCTTACATATGAGgaagtagcagcagtagcagcagcagcagcagtagaagcCCAAGGAGGCTCCAGCCCGTCGGTCTCACCAGTTCCAGGCTGCGTCTCGCCGGCTGCTACAAGCCCCGCTGCTCATCAGGGCCCTCCGTCGGGTCGGATCTGGATCGGGGGTCTCTGGCGAGCCGTGGAGCGCGTCTTCGGAGCCCCCTGGGTCCTTCTCCGCCATCACTGGTGCCCGAAGAGGCGTCGAGCAGCTTTACGCACCCCGTATCCTGTATGTGCCTTCGAGTCGAGCAAGATTAAAAGCTTCCAGGgaggcgctgctgctgctgctacgaCAGAAGAAGGGAAGGGAGCGGGCGGGAGCACCTTGACTTATCCGAGGAGGAACATGAGCGGGTCCGTGGGGATCCCCAATCCGAGCCCAGCGGAGTGCGCCTCGGATCCGTCAGCGGAGCGGGGCATCGATGAGGTAATCACCGTGGATCAGCACACGCAGGAGATGGGGACGGTGACGATCACAGTGGCCATTCAAGCGGCAGAGGACGAGGAACCCGAGGAGGTGTCATCCAATAATATTGACTTCCTCGGCGGCAGCTGTAGTGAGGACGAGATCGGAAGACATGACAAATCCAG CGGCGCCGGGACCAGTGGaggggagctggaggaggagagctggcaGCCCCCAGATCCAGAACTCATCCAGAAGTTGGTCGCTCAGATCGAGTACTACCTGTCCGATGAGAACCTGGAGCACGATGCCTTCCTGCTCAAACATGTCAGACGCAACAAACTCGGGTTTGTCAGCGTCAAGCTGCTCACTTCATTCAAAAAG GTGAAACACTTGACTCGTGACTGGAGAACAACTGCTTACGCGCTGAGACACTCAAAGATACTTGAGCTGAACGATGAAGGACGCAAGGTGCGGCGTAAATCCGCAGTGCCAGTCTTTGCCAGTGAGTCGTTGCCTAGCCGCATGCTGCTGTTAAGTGATTTGCAGAGGTGGCCAGAGCTGGCTGCTCTCACTAAGGATAATGGAGGCAGTGAAGGAGGAGCCactcagcaggagcagctgatgaagctgctgctgaaagcGTTCGGAACATACGGCGCCATCGCCTCCGTCAGAGTCCTGAAGCCTGGGAAGGACCTGCCGGCTGACCTGAAGCGGCTGAGTGGCCGCTACACTCAGCTAGGCACAGAGGAATGTGCCATTGTGGAgtttgaggaggtggaggctgcTGTTAAAGCCAATGAAGCTGTGGGGAGCGAGGATGGAGGGACCAGTTCACTGGGGTTGAAAGTAGTCCTGATTGGCACCAAGCCGCCCAAGAAGAAGGTGTCCAAAGACAGGCCacgtgaggagggagggatgcgCAAAAGTCGCTCGCTCAACAGCAGAGTACGAGAGCTTCAGTACCACGGAGACGACTCTGCCTGCAGCTCCTCAGAGACTGAGAGCAACCCTACGTCCCCTAGGCTGACCAGAAAGTCCCAGTCCTGCAACAAGCTCAGCCCCACCACTGCGGGCATCAGCTTCCAGAACAATCACCTGAGTCCTGGTATGTCCCCGCGTAACAGCCCCTGGTCTAGCCCCCGTGCCAGCCCCTGTCCTCAGCGCAAATCTCCTCATTCCCACAAGTCTCCCCTCGTCAGTGAGGGCAGACTGAGCCCCGAGCCTGGGCGTCGCTGGGCAGACTACTCCTCAGACAGTAGCCTCACCCCTTCAGGGAGCCCGTGGGTTCAGCGGCGCAAGCAGGTGGCGTCTCAGGAGAGCAGTCCGGTCGGCAGCCCCATGCTGGGTAGAAAGATCCAGAACGCCGACGGCCTTCCGCCGGGGGTAACGAGGCTGCCAAGGGGTCCCGATGGAACCCGCGGctttcactgtgtcactgttaGTGAGAGGGGGAAGACTGCTGCTACTCAGACTTGA